The Flavobacterium psychrotrophum region ACAGTAACCAACCTTTATATAAAAAAGAAACCTTGTTTTTAAATGTTCTTGTGCAGGGCGACATTACACTTTATAAGTATGAAGATAGCGAAATGCTGCGTTTTTTTTATAGCAGCCTTCAAAACGGTCAGCCTGTACAGCTTATCTATAAAATGTACAAGGAGGACACCAAAATTCTCTACAATAAAACTTATAAAAGTGAGCTGCAAAAGCTTATGTCTGATAGGATAAATACACCTGAACTGTTTAAGAAGCTGGAATACAAAGAAAAACCAATGGTAAAACTTTTTAGGGAATATAACGGTGTGAGTGATGAAAATCCATTGGCAGGTGTTAGTAAAGAAACCGGGAAATTCAAGATTAAAGCAGGGGCAGGTGTTAATTTTGTATCGTTAAAAACTGATTATGTTTCAGCAGCAGAAGCACCCCATGACTTTAGTCCAAAAGCTACTTTTAGCGTGGGTATAGAACTCGAATATATATTACCATTCAATGAAAACAAGTGGGCGGTTTTTACAGCTCCATCTTATCAATCGTATACGAACAAAGCAACCGATAATTATTTCGAAGGCCCATCAAGGGTATTAAATACCTGGAGTGTAAAATACAATAGCCTTGATATACCGCTGGGTGCACGCCACTATATCTATATTAATAGCAATGCACGCTTCTTTATAAATGCAGGATATATTTATTCGCAGGCTTTTGGCGATTCTAAAATAACATTTTCTAAAAGTTTTGTAACAACCGGATCTACAGCATTAACCGCTGAGGCAAAATCTAAAAGACAATCCAGCTTCTTTGCCGGGGCTGGCTTTAGTTACGGGCAATTAAGTTTAGAGGCACGATACATTGGAAAAAGATCACTCGTAAGTGGTTATGGCAGCTGGGCATCAGATTACAGTGGTATAAATCTTATATTACTTTATTCATTTTTATAGGGTTTAGCTTATATAGACTACTGATAATAATAAAAGCATTACTACAGCGATATAGGTTAAAAATGCTTTTGTAGTTCTGGGTTTAGGATGTACTTTTGTAGAAATACATAACAATTATGTTCTCTAAAATACAACCTGTTCGTTTAAAACAGCTTTTTATACTTAGTGCCGGCTCTATAGTAGTGGGCAGCCTCGCAGCTATTTTAGGCCTTGCTTTAAAACACCTTACTGAGCATTATGAAGACATACTGCTTAACCGTGCCGAAGATAATAAGCTCTGGCTAATACTTTTTCCGATTACGGCACTCTCCCTTATTTACATCTTAAGGTTTTACCTTTTTAAAAATAAAGAAAACAAAGGCCTTAAAGAAGTTTTTAACAGCACAAAAACAAACGACCAGTTACCGGCTTATAAAATTCCGTCGCACTTTATAAATGGTTTCCTGACCGTAATTTTTGGAGGAAGTACCGGTATAGAGGTAAGTACTGTTGTAGCTACTGCAGCAGCAGGCTCATTAGCTTCAAAAAAAGAACCACTACTAAAAAAATATAAAAGCGAGCTTATTTGCGCAGGTGTAGCCGCCGGTATAACAGCACTATTTAATGCGCCGCTGGCCGGGATGCTGTTTGCTTATGAAGTTATCATCAAAAAACACCGCAAAACATTTGCCATCAGTACCTTTATTGGGGCAGCTGTTTCTTACGGTTTTACATATGTGCTTAATGAAGCACCTTTACTTAACCTGGACATCAAACACTGGCATCTGTATGCCCTACCGTGGTTTGTGTTACTGGGTATATTAGCAGGCTTTCAGTCGGTTTACCTTACCCGAAGCGTAATATTCTTTAAAAAGCAGTTCCTGAAGTTCACAAACCCGTATTTTAAGATTATTACCGGAGCAATAATTATAAGTACCTGCCTTATACTGCTTCCGCAACTCTATGGCGAAGGCTACCATGCCATAAAAGAATATATAGCCACGGCTAACACATCTGTATTCAGCCTCTATTTCTTAATTACAATTGTAGGATTATTGCTACTGAAACCTGTAATTACAGCAATTACGCTTTCCGCGGGTGGCGATGGCGGTGTGTTTGCCCCGGGGTTGTTTCTTGGTGCATTCCTTGGCCTGTTTACGGCTGTGCTATTAAATACATTTTTTGATGCCGGTGTTATTCCTCTTAATTTCATGATTGTGGGTATGGCAGCTGTTTTAAGTGCCGGCATTCACGCACCGTTTACTGCCCTGTTTTTAATTTGCGGACTTACTAATGATTATACTCTTGTAATACCATTATTAATAGCTGTGCTTGTTGCAAAGTATACTGCGGCGCGCCTCTACCCATATACCGTGTATACCTATGCCGGTTAATAAAATAAAACGCAGCTACCGCAAGGCACGTTATGTAGTATACAAAGAAACACTGTTAGACTATAGAGAACATTTTTGGGCTTTTGTAGGTTCATTCGTAGGCCTTGGTACTATTGCCTGGCTACAATACAAAACATTCTCACCACAGGAACTCGTTTTACTCATAGGATCATTCGGAGCTTCATGCGTATTAGTATATGGCGTTATAAACAGCCCGCTGGCACAACCCCGTAACCTTATTGGCGGACACGTAATTTCTGCAATTATTGGTGTAAGCGTGCAAAAACTGTTTCCAGACTTGTTATGGCTGGCAGCTCCACTCGCGGTATCGCTATCTATTGTAGCCATGCAAATTACCAAGACACTGCATCCGCCCGGGGGTGCAACGGCGCTCATAGCCGCTACAGGCAGTCCCCAACTAAAAGCACTGGGGTATGGTTATGTACTTTCGCCTGTACTTAGTGGCGCGATGATATTGCTCATCGCTGCACTTGTTTTTAATAATATCTATAAGCACAGGCAATATCCGTCTAAGCCTACTGTTATTGCGATTAAAAAACAATTGAAAAGGTTTTCCCGAAAGTAAATTATGTACCGCATTATTTGTTATTTTTAACTTACAATCTGTCGATTATAAATTTTTGGAGGCTACTAAAAATTTGTTTAGTAACCAGTGGCAGATATGCAATGTAATAATACACGATGATAAATATTTCTAAAATACACCACACAGCCATTATATGTGCTGACTACGAGGTTTCAAAAAAGTTTTATACCGATGTATTGGGACTTACTATAGTACGCGAAGTGTACCGTGCAGAGCGTGATTCTTATAAACTGGATCTTGCACTAAACGGACATTACATCATTGAACTATTTTCTTTCCCTGCACCACCATCAAGGCCATCAAGGCCAGAAGCGGCGGGGCTTAGGCACCTTGCCTTTGAAGTTGCAGACATTGATGAAACAATAAATTTCCTGCACAATAAGGACATTGCTTACGAACCGATGCGTGTAGATGAGTTTACCGGAAGCCGATTTACCTTTATTGCTGACCCAGATGGGCTGCCTATAGAATTTTATGAGGTTAAGGAATGAAAAGACATAGCTTTATTTTAATAACAGCGATACTATTATTTGTTTCGGGCTACGGGCAAAGCAAATCTTTTAAAAAAATTGCCTCAGAGCTCAACACGCTTACAGAATACTACAATAGTTTGAGTCCGTTTGATCATGGGTATTTTTCATTAAAGGAGCATGGCATAACAGCTAAAGAGATGGCGACGACTGATCATGATTTTTCAGCAGAAAAAGATTCTGTAGATGTAAGCACGTTACAGCAGTATTATCAGCTTAAAATTGAAGAAAAACTCAAACAACTTATACAGCATAAAGAGTTTGGAAAGTATGACTTAAAACGTTTAATTACAATTGATTTCATAAAATCAGCAGACAACAACCTATATAATTTTGTGTATGACGAAAATACCGGAGGTACCTATCGCAGCAGGGTTTCATATGTTTACTTTAAGGGACAGAAAGAAGATCCTGCAGAAGATTTTTATGACTATGACGGCTATGGCTCTGTTGAAATTATCAAAACTAAGACAGGCACAAAATACCTGCTTGAGGGTTCTGTAATGGGTTGCGGTACCTGCTGGGGGCAATATATAAAACTTGTGTATTATAATAATGGCATTGCTGTTGAAGACTTTAGTTATAAACTGATTACCCAAACACCTGAAGAAAGTTATATTGAATATGATGCACACAAAAATATAATAACGGTACAATATATTACAGACGATTTCAGGAGTTATTGCTATTGCAATGAATCTGATAAAAATGAGATGCCTGATAATAACAATACGGAAGGTGAAACCTTAAAACGTAAATGTAGCTGTGTATATAAATTTGATGGCAACACCTTTATACTCAATCAGCACGATGATGTACCTCTTAAATACTGATGCTGCTCATACCTAAAATTTCTAAAATTCCAAAAGCAGCTTTTTAAAATAATACTTTACCTTTGACCTATTAAAAACACTACGATTATGGTTTACAAATTTAGGGTGATACTCGATGCCGAGGAAGATATATTCAGGGATATTGCTATCCTTGAAGAAGATACGCTGGAAGACCTGCACAATGCCATTGTTAATGCCTTTGGTTTTGACGGACTTGAGCCGGGTTCATTTTACACCTGCGATGATGACTGGGTACAGGATGAAGAGATACCGCTTTTTGACACCGGAGATACCCCGGGCGAACAAAAAACCATGGCAGATTACACGCTTAACACCATACTGACTGAAGAGGAAACTAAAATCATTTATGTGTATGATTTCCTTAATATGTGGACATTCTTTGTAGAACTTGCCGCTGTTGAAGAACCTGAAAGTGGTGTTGCCTACCCAGACCTTTTGTTTGCTCATGGCGAAATGCCGGCTTCATCTCAGGATCATGCCTTTGGTGCAGAAGAAGAACAGGATGACCTGTATGGCGAATTTGACGATGATTATGATGATGAAGACCTTGATATGTTTAACGACGAAGGTTTTGAAGATTCAAGCTTTGACGACCATAATTGGAATTAATTTTTGAGGCACTAAGTAACTGAGTGACAAAGTCGCAAAGTTTAAAAGTACCCTATAGATATCCTGAAAAATGCTTTATTTTAGTAGCAGAACTTTGCATCTCTGTTACTATGACACTTTGCTACTCTTAAAAAATGATCAACTTATTTAATACCAATATCGACAGCTTGTCGGTACACCGTGTAGGCAACAAGAGCCGCAGCGAAGCTATATTTTTATCTGAACAGACCTATAAGCCGTCTGATGAGATTATGCCATTACTTAAAGAATATTTCTTTAAGCCGTTTCGTGATAAGGAGGAAAACTATTTTCAGTTTGCCCATGATGTACATTTAGATTACCACGATATGTATAACCTGGCTACAGAGATTTTTACAAATCCGGGTAACGCACATGAGGTATCAAAAAAAATTACCAAGCACCTTTTTGAGCAGTCTAACCACCCACATATCAAAAATGGTGAGGTATATGTTGCCTATCTTACAAATCTTACCATAGACAATAACCCTGTTGATGCGATAGGTATATTTAAAAGTGAGATAAAAACTGATTTCCTTCAGTTTGAAGAGAATGGCTCTAACATAGAGGTTATGCTACAACAGGGTATCAACCTTAACAAGCTTGATAAAGGCTGCCTTATTTTTAACTATAAAAAAGAAGACGGTTACAAGATACTTACCATAGACCATAACCGTTATGATGCCCGCTACTGGTTAGAGCATTTCCTTTCGGTAGATGCTTTTCAGGATGAAAACTTCATGACTAAAAAGTATATGAAATTTGTGCAGGATTTTGCTAAAGATGTTGTACTTCCGGCAGAAGACAAAAAAGAAGAGGTTATGTTTATGAACCGTTCTGTAAACTATTTTGCAAAGAACGATGAGTTTGAAGAAACGGCATTTCTAAACGAGGTTATTGATAACCCGGATATTATTTCTGAATTTAAGAACTATAAAGTAGAAAAAGCGCCAAAGTATAGTATTGAAGATGTTACCTCCTTCCCTATTGCTAATGCTGCTGTTACTGATGCACGTAAAAAGATAAAGAACGTTATTAACCTGGATACAAATATTCAGATAAAAATGGACTTTGTAAATCCTGAAAGTGCCGAAAAATTTGTAGAAAAAGGCTGGGACGAAGAAAAACAGATGTACTATTATCTTGTTTATTTTAACAAGGAAGAGAAGAGTTAATTTATTCTTCACAGACATAAAATCAAGAAGCCTGCGGGCTTCTTTTTTTTGCTGTTAAATGTTTGATAAAACATTAACCCTAAATTATTTTTAAGATATTATTTAGGTTTAATAGATTAATTTTCGCATCAGAAAAATTGTACTAAATGAAACCCCTTTACTTAATTGTTCTTTTAATTGCACTGCTTGGCTGCCGTTCATTACACGCGCAGGATAAGCCTGTTGCAAAAGATACCGTTAAGGAAAGAAACGACCAGAGGTACAAGAAACTTGAGAACTACTCTAAACGAAAAAAGTTCACTAAGTTTATGCACAAACTCTTGTTCCGGCCGGTACAGGAACAAAAATCATCTCAGGTACGCCGCAAGGTTAAAGACCGTACACCCGAAATGAAAAATACCTACGACAGGTATGAGGGTAAAATTGTGCGCCGCATTATTGTAGAAACCTTAGACCCGTTTGGTTTCTCAATTTCAGATACTACCAGAAAGCCTAATAATGGACTGCATAAATTTGGTAACCGTATACACCTCAAAACAAAAGAGTTTACCATAAAAAACCTGCTCCTGTTTAAACGTAATAAACCTCTGGATTCATTACTAATTAAAGACTCTGAGCGTTTAATTCGTTCGCAGCGCTATGTAAGGCGTGTAAATATTACGCCGCGCACTATTTCTGCCACCAGCGATTCTGTAGACGTATACATCCGGGTACTTGATTCCTGGAGCCTTATTCCTAACGGTACTGCATCTACATCACGTACACAATTTAGCCTTACAGAACGTAATTTTTTGGGACTTGGACACCAGTTCGAAAATGATTTTGATAAACGCCTCAATACA contains the following coding sequences:
- a CDS encoding outer membrane beta-barrel protein; the encoded protein is MKNHFFLLLAVLFNISCFAQINFEPGYTVNNQGVKTECLIKNTGWKNNPENFEYRLSANSEVKRGNINEFSEFSVTEYTFRRFTLNIDRSPETIAWLSDSNQPLYKKETLFLNVLVQGDITLYKYEDSEMLRFFYSSLQNGQPVQLIYKMYKEDTKILYNKTYKSELQKLMSDRINTPELFKKLEYKEKPMVKLFREYNGVSDENPLAGVSKETGKFKIKAGAGVNFVSLKTDYVSAAEAPHDFSPKATFSVGIELEYILPFNENKWAVFTAPSYQSYTNKATDNYFEGPSRVLNTWSVKYNSLDIPLGARHYIYINSNARFFINAGYIYSQAFGDSKITFSKSFVTTGSTALTAEAKSKRQSSFFAGAGFSYGQLSLEARYIGKRSLVSGYGSWASDYSGINLILLYSFL
- a CDS encoding chloride channel protein; this encodes MFSKIQPVRLKQLFILSAGSIVVGSLAAILGLALKHLTEHYEDILLNRAEDNKLWLILFPITALSLIYILRFYLFKNKENKGLKEVFNSTKTNDQLPAYKIPSHFINGFLTVIFGGSTGIEVSTVVATAAAGSLASKKEPLLKKYKSELICAGVAAGITALFNAPLAGMLFAYEVIIKKHRKTFAISTFIGAAVSYGFTYVLNEAPLLNLDIKHWHLYALPWFVLLGILAGFQSVYLTRSVIFFKKQFLKFTNPYFKIITGAIIISTCLILLPQLYGEGYHAIKEYIATANTSVFSLYFLITIVGLLLLKPVITAITLSAGGDGGVFAPGLFLGAFLGLFTAVLLNTFFDAGVIPLNFMIVGMAAVLSAGIHAPFTALFLICGLTNDYTLVIPLLIAVLVAKYTAARLYPYTVYTYAG
- a CDS encoding IS1096 element passenger TnpR family protein, whose protein sequence is MVYKFRVILDAEEDIFRDIAILEEDTLEDLHNAIVNAFGFDGLEPGSFYTCDDDWVQDEEIPLFDTGDTPGEQKTMADYTLNTILTEEETKIIYVYDFLNMWTFFVELAAVEEPESGVAYPDLLFAHGEMPASSQDHAFGAEEEQDDLYGEFDDDYDDEDLDMFNDEGFEDSSFDDHNWN
- a CDS encoding nucleoid-associated protein — encoded protein: MINLFNTNIDSLSVHRVGNKSRSEAIFLSEQTYKPSDEIMPLLKEYFFKPFRDKEENYFQFAHDVHLDYHDMYNLATEIFTNPGNAHEVSKKITKHLFEQSNHPHIKNGEVYVAYLTNLTIDNNPVDAIGIFKSEIKTDFLQFEENGSNIEVMLQQGINLNKLDKGCLIFNYKKEDGYKILTIDHNRYDARYWLEHFLSVDAFQDENFMTKKYMKFVQDFAKDVVLPAEDKKEEVMFMNRSVNYFAKNDEFEETAFLNEVIDNPDIISEFKNYKVEKAPKYSIEDVTSFPIANAAVTDARKKIKNVINLDTNIQIKMDFVNPESAEKFVEKGWDEEKQMYYYLVYFNKEEKS
- the gloA2 gene encoding SMU1112c/YaeR family gloxylase I-like metalloprotein, producing the protein MINISKIHHTAIICADYEVSKKFYTDVLGLTIVREVYRAERDSYKLDLALNGHYIIELFSFPAPPSRPSRPEAAGLRHLAFEVADIDETINFLHNKDIAYEPMRVDEFTGSRFTFIADPDGLPIEFYEVKE
- a CDS encoding HPP family protein; the protein is MPVNKIKRSYRKARYVVYKETLLDYREHFWAFVGSFVGLGTIAWLQYKTFSPQELVLLIGSFGASCVLVYGVINSPLAQPRNLIGGHVISAIIGVSVQKLFPDLLWLAAPLAVSLSIVAMQITKTLHPPGGATALIAATGSPQLKALGYGYVLSPVLSGAMILLIAALVFNNIYKHRQYPSKPTVIAIKKQLKRFSRK